A stretch of the Tachysurus vachellii isolate PV-2020 chromosome 26, HZAU_Pvac_v1, whole genome shotgun sequence genome encodes the following:
- the hspa5 gene encoding endoplasmic reticulum chaperone BiP — translation MRVLGLFLLVVGCVYADDDDKKENVGTVVGIDLGTTYSCVGVFKNGRVEIIANDQGNRITPSYVAFTSGGERLIGDAAKNQLTSNPENTVFDAKRLIGRTWGDSTVQQDIKYLPFKVLEKKSKPHIQVEVGAGQLKTFAPEEISAMVLTKMKETAEAYLGKTVTHAVVTVPAYFNDAQRQATKDAGTIAGLNVMRIINEPTAAAIAYGLDKKDGEKNILVFDLGGGTFDVSLLTIDNGVFEVVATNGDTHLGGEDFDQRVMDHFIKLYKKKTGKDVRKDSRAVQKLRREVEKAKRALSSQHQARIEIESFFEGEDFSETLTRAKFEELNMDLFRSTMKPVQKVLEDADLKKSEIHEIVLVGGSTRIPKIQQLVKEFFNGKEPSRGINPDEAVAYGAAVQAGVLSGQEDTGNIVLLDVCPLTLGIETVGGVMTKLIPRNTVVPTKKSQIFSTASDNQPTVTIKVYEGERPLTKDNHLLGTFDLTGIPPAPRGVPQIEVTFEIDVNGILRVTAEDKGTGNKNKITITNDQNRLTPEDIERMVNDAERFADEDKKLKERIDSRNELESYAYSLKNQIGDKEKLGGKLSSEDKETIEKAVEEKIEWLESHQDADIEDFQAKKKELEEIVQPIVSKLYGSAGGPPPEEGGDEEKDEL, via the exons ATGAGAGTATTGGGGCTGTTTCTGCTGGTGGTCGGCTGTGTGTATGCCGACGATGACGACAAGAAGGAAAATGTCGGCACTGTAGTGGGCATCGACCTTGGCACAACATACTCCTG tgttGGCGTGTTCAAGAATGGCCGCGTGGAGATCATCGCCAACGACCAGGGTAACCGCATCACTCCATCCTATGTGGCCTTTACCAGCGGCGGAGAGCGTCTGATTGGAGACGCCGCCAAGAACCAGCTCACCTCCAACCCTGAAAACACGGTCTTCGATGCCAAGAGGCTAATCGGCCGTACATGGGGCGACTCAACTGTGCAGCAGGACATCAAATATCTGCCTTTCAAG GTTCTTGAGAAGAAGTCTAAGCCCCATATTCAGGTGGAGGTTGGAGCTGGTCAGTTAAAGACCTTTGCCCCTGAGGAGATCTCCGCCATGGTTCTTACCAAGATGAAGGAAACTGCAGAGGCTTACCTTGGAAAGACT gttACACATGCTGTGGTCACTGTCCCTGCCTACTTCAATGATGCTCAGCGCCAGGCCACTAAGGATGCCGGTACTATTGCTGGTCTGAATGTGATGCGAATCATCAATGAGCC AACTGCTGCTGCTATCGCCTATGGTCTGGACAAGAAGGATGGTGAGAAGAACATCCTGGTATTTGACCTCGGTGGTGGTACCTTCGATGTCTCCCTGCTGACCATCGATAACGGTGTCTTCGAGGTGGTGGCCACCAACGGAGACACTCACCTTGGTGGTGAAGACTTTGACCAGCGCGTCATGGATCACTTCATCAAGCTGTACAAGAAGAAGACTGGAAAGGATGTACGTAAGGACAGCCGCGCTGTACAGAAACTGCGCCGTGAGGTCGAGAAAGCCAAGAGAGCCCTGTCTTCTCAGCACCAGGCCCGCATTGAGATCGAGTCCTTCTTCGAGGGTGAAGACTTCTCTGAGACTCTCACCCGTGCCAAGTTTGAAGAGCTGAACATG gATCTGTTCCGTTCCACCATGAAGCCTGTGCAGAAAGTGCTGGAAGATGCTGACCTGAAGAAGTCTGAAATCCATGAGATTGTCCTTGTGGGTGGCTCCACTCGTATCCCCAAGATCCAGCAGCTGGTGAAGGAGTTCTTTAACGGCAAAGAGCCATCCAGAGGAATCAACCCTGATGAGGCTGTAGCTTACGGAGCGGCTGTGCAGGCTGGTGTGCTTTCTGGTCAGGAGGATACAG GAAACATTGTTCTTCTGGATGTGTGCCCTCTGACTCTTGGCATTGAGACTGTTGGAGGTGTGATGACCAAACTGATCCCCAGGAATACAGTTGTGCCCACCAAGAAGTCTCAGATCTTCTCAACAGCTTCAGACAACCAGCCAACTGTCACCATCAAAGTTTATGAAG GTGAGCGCCCTCTGACGAAAGACAACCACCTTCTGGGCACCTTTGACCTGACAGGCATCCCTCCAGCACCACGTGGCGTTCCTCAGATCGAAGTCACATTTGAAATAGACGTCAACGGTATCCTACGAGTCACAGCCGAAGACAAGGGCACGGGCAACAAGAACAAGATCACCATCACAAATGACCAGAACCGGTTGACACCCGAAGACATCGAGCGCATGGTAAACGACGCTGAACGCTTTGCTGACGAAGACAAGAAGTTGAAAGAGCGCATCGATTCCCGCAATGAGCTTGAGAGCTACGCCTACTCGCTCAAGAACCAGATAGGGGACAAGGAGAAGCTGGGAGGCAAGCTGTCTTCTGAAGACAAGGAGACCATCGAAAAAGCCGTGGAAGAAAAGATTGAGTGGCTCGAGTCACACCAAGACGCTGACATCGAAGACTTCCAGGCCAAAAAGAAAGAGCTGGAAGAAATCGTCCAACCAATCGTCAGCAAGCTGTACGGTAGTGCAGGCGGTCCACCACCAGAAGAGGGTGGTGATGAAGAGAAGGATGAATTGTAG
- the rabepk gene encoding rab9 effector protein with kelch motifs — protein MELLPILCPEDKPREKQWYALVPRGEAPGLSVGHTCMFMPSAIGGKGQIVIVGGANPSGSFSHSFLINLDSHEWDIPAWEGLQSRYEHCSFVSESDPESLWVFGGAEQSGNRNCVQVVHTTDNANWRTLEVKGTCPSPRTYHTNSACVKDRLFVFSGGETGATPVTDPQVHVFNTVTCTWSQSESKGKPPSPRHGHAIVAVGSVIYVHGGMAGEKFHSDMFCLDTESMKWERVKAKGDVPPGTAAHSAVALGRNIYTFGGMTADGASNSMYKFQTDKQRWTLMKFEGDLPPNRLDHSMCVVPWVERTDSGVEEKGESCERETKHLCFVFGGMDTQGLIFNDCLVTVLT, from the exons ATGGAGCTTCTGCCCATCCTCTGTCCAGAAGATAAGCCCAGAGAAAAGCagtg GTATGCTCTAGTGCCCAGAGGTGAAGCTCCTGGACTCAGCGTCGGTCACACCTGCATGTTCATGCCTTCAGCCATCGGGGGAAAAGGGCAGATTGTGATAGTCGGAGGGGCGAATCCAAGCGGCAGCTTTTCTCACTCCTTTCTTATAAATCTCG ACAGTCATGAATGGGACATTCCAGCTTGGGAAGGCCTACAGTCGAGATATGAACACTGTAGCTTTGTGTCAGAGAGTGACCCTGAGAGTCTGTGGGTGTTTGGAGGAGCTGAACAGAGCGGTAACCGGAACTGCGTTCAAGTTGTACACACTACAG aCAATGCTAATTGGCGGACCCTGGAGGTGAAAGGGACATGCCCGAGCCCGAGAACATACCACACTAACTCGGCGTGTGTCAAAGAcagactgtttgttttttctggtgGAGAAACTGGGGCCACGCCGGTGACTGACCCCCAGGTTCACGTCTTTAACAcag TAACCTGCACATGGTCACAGTCAGAAAGCAAAGGAAAGCCTCCCTCACCACGGCACGGTCATGCGATCGTAGCCGTCGGATCCGTCATCTACGTCCACGGAGGGATGGCAGGAGAGAAGTTCCACTCTGATATGTTCTGTCTAGATACAG AGAGTATGAAGTGGGAGCGGGTGAAGGCTAAAGGAGACGTTCCTCCAGGAACAGCAGCTCACTCCGCCGTGGCTTTGGGGAGAAATATTTATACTTTCGGAGGGATGACGGCAGACGGAGCGAGCAATTCTATGTACAAGTTTCAGACTG ACAAACAACGCTGGACTCTGATGAAATTTGAAGGTGACCTTCCACCGAACCGACTGGATCACTCCATGTGCGTTGTGCCCTGGGTAGAAAGGACAGACTCTGGCGTGGAGGAGAAGGGAGAAAGCTGTGAGAGGGAAACAAAGCATCTGTGCTTTGTATTCGGAGGCATGGATACTCAGGGGCTCATTTTCAACGATTGTCTAGTCACTGTGTTAACGTGA